One window of the Sandaracinaceae bacterium genome contains the following:
- a CDS encoding urease accessory UreF family protein, protein MSAVFRLLQLASPTLPVGGFSYSRGLETAVERGWVVDEAGAQSWIAGLLASNTARLDAPLALRVHRAIARGDGDEVRRWVELTQATRETAELAAESEAMGGALARWMLGLALATREEVAPVRRCHLAAFALAALRLGLDEASTLRAFVWTQLEAATAAAVKLVPLGQTAGQRILLQTGNDLEALCRTAAQIQDDDIGALTLGLSLASAWHETQYSRLFRS, encoded by the coding sequence ATGAGCGCGGTCTTCCGACTGCTCCAGCTCGCGAGTCCCACCCTCCCGGTGGGCGGCTTCAGCTACTCGCGCGGCCTGGAGACCGCGGTGGAGCGCGGCTGGGTCGTCGACGAGGCGGGGGCCCAGAGCTGGATCGCGGGGCTGCTCGCGTCGAACACCGCGCGCCTCGACGCCCCGCTCGCGCTCCGCGTCCACCGGGCCATCGCGCGCGGCGACGGGGACGAGGTCCGGCGCTGGGTCGAGCTCACGCAGGCCACCCGCGAGACGGCTGAGCTGGCCGCGGAGTCCGAGGCGATGGGCGGCGCCCTCGCGCGCTGGATGCTCGGCCTCGCGCTGGCCACGCGCGAGGAGGTGGCGCCGGTCCGACGCTGCCACCTGGCCGCCTTCGCGCTCGCCGCGCTCCGCCTCGGGCTGGATGAGGCCTCCACCCTGCGCGCCTTCGTGTGGACCCAGCTCGAGGCGGCGACCGCGGCCGCCGTCAAGCTCGTCCCGCTGGGGCAGACGGCCGGACAGCGTATATTGCTTCAAACGGGGAACGATCTCGAGGCGCTGTGTCGAACGGCGGCCCAGATCCAAGACGACGACATCGGCGCGCTCACCCTCGGGCTCTCCCTCGCCAGCGCCTGGCACGAGACGCAGTACTCCCGACTCTTTCGATCATGA
- a CDS encoding helix-turn-helix transcriptional regulator, translating to MSEGAKTDGQPGAERVRAGATAGLDPAASHADFAARPVGRWLGGGSWVYAWPAPERCLTVLWGEPTVEDFEALTRLFEIELRPPATPHASLIDARRVERVDARAFEVLSHYVRAHREPMTRYVTRLAIVRPGGFVGALAAGFYEALESPYPVSTFDDPDAAAAWIDAPEGELSALSALAARISDVPELVRSVRGAITARLPEAEVETIARDVGVSVRTLQRKLKALGTTFQTEHAHVQVVEAQRRLAGSSLSISRIAYEVGCATPQHLSAIFRQATGQTPSAWRDAQR from the coding sequence ATGTCGGAAGGGGCGAAGACGGACGGTCAGCCAGGCGCCGAACGCGTGCGTGCGGGCGCCACGGCCGGGCTCGACCCCGCCGCCAGCCACGCCGACTTCGCGGCCCGCCCGGTCGGCCGCTGGCTCGGAGGCGGCAGCTGGGTCTACGCGTGGCCCGCGCCCGAGCGCTGCCTGACCGTGCTCTGGGGTGAGCCGACGGTGGAGGACTTCGAGGCGCTGACCCGGCTCTTCGAGATCGAGCTGCGGCCGCCGGCCACGCCGCACGCCTCGCTCATCGACGCGCGGCGCGTGGAGCGGGTCGACGCCCGGGCGTTCGAGGTCTTGAGTCACTACGTGCGCGCGCACCGGGAGCCGATGACGCGCTACGTGACCCGCCTGGCGATCGTGCGGCCGGGCGGCTTCGTCGGCGCGCTGGCGGCCGGCTTCTACGAGGCGCTCGAGTCCCCCTATCCCGTCTCCACCTTCGACGACCCGGACGCGGCCGCCGCCTGGATCGACGCGCCGGAGGGCGAGCTGTCGGCGCTGTCGGCGCTCGCGGCGCGGATCAGCGACGTGCCGGAGCTCGTCCGATCCGTGCGGGGCGCGATCACTGCGCGCCTCCCGGAGGCCGAGGTGGAGACGATCGCGCGGGACGTCGGCGTCTCGGTGCGGACGCTGCAGCGGAAGCTCAAGGCGCTGGGGACCACGTTCCAGACCGAGCACGCGCACGTGCAGGTGGTCGAGGCGCAGCGGCGGCTCGCGGGGTCGTCGCTGAGCATCTCGCGCATCGCCTACGAGGTCGGCTGCGCGACGCCGCAGCACCTCAGCGCGATCTTCCGTCAGGCCACCGGGCAGACGCCGAGCGCGTGGCGCGACGCGCAGCGCTGA
- a CDS encoding DUF4261 domain-containing protein, with translation MPRGFFTQSTTVLFSQAPSIDAIEEALAPLGASITRRETEPGWLSGGTELLVPFGESPAGTLHVDVVDQAWPDGMGHPEEAADLFGAWTMGAFGPLAFPNNLARAAQQAVAFPGAKEAVAGHGAFVRLRTSYLVGAGPDAPIMPEGWSPLAEIDAMLQIVRPVLGLEGALAYFDPNAEVLLPVPLVREVTAEGEAPPLELFTHVRLFNIDPRWALMDTVGLERCFLPDVEVLVPAGVDPNQVADFLRSITAYLLENGPVIEEGHSTEGPFGVLHVHAREEPLTEPPRQVLRLVLEGAELPDGVL, from the coding sequence ATGCCCCGCGGCTTCTTCACGCAGAGCACCACCGTGCTCTTCTCCCAGGCCCCCTCCATCGACGCCATCGAGGAGGCGCTCGCGCCGCTCGGCGCCTCGATCACCCGCCGAGAGACGGAGCCGGGCTGGCTCTCCGGCGGCACGGAGCTGCTGGTGCCGTTCGGGGAATCTCCCGCGGGTACCCTGCACGTCGACGTGGTCGATCAGGCGTGGCCCGACGGGATGGGGCACCCCGAGGAGGCCGCCGATCTCTTCGGCGCGTGGACCATGGGCGCCTTCGGGCCGCTCGCCTTCCCCAACAACCTCGCCCGCGCCGCCCAGCAAGCGGTGGCCTTCCCCGGGGCGAAGGAGGCCGTGGCCGGACACGGCGCGTTCGTCCGCCTGCGCACGAGCTACCTCGTCGGCGCGGGCCCGGACGCGCCGATCATGCCCGAGGGCTGGAGCCCGCTCGCCGAGATCGACGCGATGCTCCAGATCGTCCGCCCCGTGCTCGGCCTCGAGGGCGCGCTCGCCTACTTCGACCCCAACGCGGAGGTGCTCCTCCCGGTGCCGCTGGTGCGCGAGGTGACCGCGGAGGGCGAGGCGCCGCCCCTGGAGCTGTTCACCCACGTGCGCCTCTTCAACATCGATCCGCGCTGGGCGCTGATGGACACCGTGGGGCTCGAGCGCTGCTTCCTGCCCGACGTGGAGGTGCTGGTGCCGGCGGGCGTCGACCCGAACCAGGTCGCGGACTTCCTGCGGAGCATCACCGCCTATCTCCTGGAGAACGGCCCGGTGATCGAGGAGGGCCACAGCACCGAGGGCCCCTTCGGCGTGCTGCACGTGCACGCCCGCGAGGAGCCGCTCACCGAGCCGCCGCGGCAGGTGCTGCGGCTCGTGCTCGAGGGCGCGGAGCTGCCCGACGGCGTCCTCTGA
- a CDS encoding MFS transporter, giving the protein MGTTSVETSAPTIAHSPAFRTRRFLNWFPLGLTYALLYMGRYNLTVAKTSLGELMTKEDFGIIFAAGTVTYAFAFLVNGPLVDRIGGRKGILIGAGGSLLMNAAMGAYLWWITSTGQAASAPLRLVFSGLYAVNMYFQSYGAVSIVKVNAHWFHVTERGGFSGIFGTMISSGIFLAFTVNGWLLDGAQALWPETSGPERAWVVFAVPAILLTVLWFVELSLLRDSPGLAGHEDFDTGDASSGEGDGPVPVFALFKRILTNPIILTVAAIEFCTGILRNGVMHWFPIYAKEIWVLPGGHLLRYGSLLEHPWVWVAGVGTGAVSWVIASRIGRGPRRGYLIVFGALAFLAPFFQGGWGGLLFVAGVMGGNVAGWVSDLFFQSRRGPAAAGLYFFLAICTLGMAFALARPTNEVLEAGEESGLEVGDRILSIAGDDIEGWTEVRYAVGCWQPVCDGSRWNPETCICSTGQRFEAAAPLSAPRPIPAVIERGGERLELELPDPAGTQRAGDLRLLDARPVLPISPWVLGVLVFLMSLCVIGTHGLLSGTATMDFGGRRGAATAVGVIDGFVYLGTAIQSISLGYLTTLDWSYWPWFLLPFAVIGFLLCLRIWNAKPGSKKE; this is encoded by the coding sequence ATGGGGACCACATCCGTAGAGACGAGCGCGCCGACGATCGCGCACTCGCCCGCGTTTCGCACGCGCCGCTTCTTGAACTGGTTCCCGCTCGGGTTGACCTACGCGCTCCTCTACATGGGGCGCTACAACCTGACGGTCGCCAAGACCTCGCTCGGCGAGCTGATGACGAAGGAGGACTTCGGCATCATCTTCGCGGCGGGCACCGTCACCTACGCGTTCGCGTTCCTCGTCAACGGCCCCCTCGTGGACCGCATCGGAGGCCGCAAGGGCATCCTGATCGGCGCCGGCGGCTCGCTGCTCATGAACGCCGCGATGGGCGCGTACCTCTGGTGGATCACCTCCACCGGGCAGGCCGCGAGCGCCCCGCTCAGGCTCGTGTTCTCCGGCCTCTACGCCGTGAACATGTACTTCCAGAGCTACGGCGCGGTCTCGATCGTGAAGGTCAACGCGCACTGGTTCCACGTGACCGAGCGCGGCGGCTTCAGCGGGATCTTCGGCACGATGATCTCGAGCGGCATCTTCCTCGCCTTCACGGTGAACGGCTGGCTGCTCGACGGCGCGCAGGCGCTCTGGCCGGAGACGAGCGGCCCCGAGCGCGCGTGGGTGGTCTTCGCGGTCCCCGCGATCCTGCTCACGGTGCTGTGGTTCGTGGAGCTGTCGCTGCTCCGCGACTCCCCCGGGCTCGCCGGGCACGAGGACTTCGACACCGGCGACGCGTCGAGCGGCGAGGGCGACGGGCCCGTCCCGGTCTTCGCGCTCTTCAAGCGCATCCTGACCAACCCGATCATCCTCACCGTCGCGGCGATCGAGTTCTGCACGGGCATCCTCCGCAACGGCGTGATGCACTGGTTCCCGATCTACGCGAAGGAGATCTGGGTCCTGCCGGGCGGGCACCTGCTCCGCTACGGCTCGCTCCTCGAGCACCCGTGGGTGTGGGTCGCGGGCGTCGGGACGGGCGCCGTCAGCTGGGTGATCGCGTCGCGCATCGGGCGGGGGCCGCGCCGCGGCTACCTGATCGTCTTCGGCGCCCTCGCCTTCCTCGCGCCCTTCTTCCAGGGCGGCTGGGGCGGTCTGCTCTTCGTCGCCGGCGTGATGGGCGGCAACGTCGCGGGCTGGGTCTCGGACCTCTTCTTCCAGAGCCGGCGCGGGCCGGCGGCGGCGGGGCTCTACTTCTTCCTCGCCATCTGCACCCTCGGCATGGCCTTCGCCCTCGCGCGCCCCACCAACGAGGTGCTCGAGGCGGGCGAGGAGAGCGGGCTCGAGGTGGGCGACCGGATCCTCTCCATCGCGGGCGACGACATCGAGGGGTGGACCGAGGTCCGCTACGCCGTGGGCTGCTGGCAGCCGGTCTGCGACGGCAGCCGCTGGAACCCCGAGACGTGCATCTGCTCGACCGGCCAGCGCTTCGAGGCGGCTGCGCCGCTGAGCGCGCCGCGCCCCATCCCCGCCGTGATCGAGCGAGGCGGGGAGCGGCTCGAGCTCGAGCTGCCCGATCCGGCCGGGACTCAGCGCGCGGGCGATCTCCGCCTGCTCGACGCGCGGCCCGTGCTCCCGATCAGCCCTTGGGTCCTCGGCGTGCTCGTCTTCCTGATGAGCCTCTGCGTCATCGGGACGCATGGCCTCCTGTCGGGCACGGCGACGATGGACTTCGGCGGCCGGCGCGGCGCGGCCACCGCGGTCGGCGTGATCGACGGCTTCGTCTATCTGGGCACCGCCATCCAGTCGATCAGCCTGGGCTACCTGACCACCCTCGACTGGTCGTACTGGCCCTGGTTCCTCCTCCCGTTCGCCGTGATCGGCTTCCTGCTCTGCCTCCGCATCTGGAACGCCAAGCCGGGCAGCAAGAAGGAGTGA
- the ureC gene encoding urease subunit alpha gives MSDERRLGRAEYAAMYGPTTGDRVRLADTELFIEVERDHTVYGDEVKFGGGKVIRDGMGQSQRPRAEVVDLVITNALIVDHWGVVKADVGVKDGRIAAIGKAGNPDVQPGVDIALGAATEVIAGEGQILTAGGIDAHIHFICPQQIDEALASGVTTMLGGGTGPATGTNATTCTPGAWNLARMLEAAEAFPMNLGFLGKGNASQPLPLEEQLRAGAMGLKLHEDWGTTPSAIDHCLAVAERFDVQVAIHTDTLNESGFVEDTFAAMKGRAIHAYHTEGAGGGHAPDIIKACGRANVLPSSTNPTRPFTVNTVDEHLDMLMVCHHLDPKIPEDVAFAESRIRRETIAAEDILHDLGAFSMIASDSQAMGRVGEVILRTWQTAHKMKVQRGSLPEDPAEHDNFRVRRYVAKYTINPAITHGIAHEVGSVEAGKLADLVLWKPAFFGVRPSLVIKGGFIASAPMGDPNASIPTPQPTHSRPMFGAFGRARTSTSVTFFSNAALEDGVPERLGLAKRGVACRGTRAVRKSDLILNDYAPHMEVDPQTYEVRADGVLLTCEPADVLPMAQRYFLF, from the coding sequence GTGAGCGACGAGAGACGACTGGGCCGCGCGGAGTACGCCGCGATGTACGGCCCGACCACGGGCGACCGCGTACGCCTCGCCGACACCGAGCTGTTCATCGAGGTCGAGCGGGATCACACCGTCTACGGCGACGAGGTGAAGTTCGGCGGCGGCAAGGTGATCCGCGACGGGATGGGCCAGAGCCAGCGCCCGCGCGCGGAGGTGGTCGACCTCGTGATCACCAACGCGCTGATCGTGGACCACTGGGGTGTCGTCAAGGCAGACGTCGGCGTCAAGGACGGACGCATCGCGGCGATCGGCAAGGCCGGCAACCCGGACGTGCAGCCCGGGGTGGACATCGCGCTCGGCGCGGCGACCGAGGTGATCGCCGGCGAGGGTCAGATCCTCACGGCCGGCGGGATCGACGCCCACATCCACTTCATCTGCCCACAGCAGATCGACGAGGCGCTCGCGAGCGGCGTGACCACGATGCTCGGGGGCGGCACCGGCCCGGCCACGGGGACCAACGCGACCACCTGCACGCCCGGCGCGTGGAACCTCGCCCGCATGCTCGAGGCGGCCGAGGCGTTCCCGATGAACCTCGGCTTCCTCGGCAAGGGCAACGCCAGCCAGCCGCTGCCGCTCGAGGAGCAGCTGCGCGCCGGAGCCATGGGGCTCAAGCTTCACGAGGACTGGGGCACGACGCCGAGCGCCATCGATCACTGCCTCGCCGTCGCGGAGCGCTTCGACGTCCAGGTCGCCATCCACACCGACACGCTCAACGAGTCGGGCTTCGTCGAGGACACCTTCGCCGCGATGAAGGGTCGCGCCATACACGCCTACCACACCGAGGGCGCGGGGGGCGGCCATGCCCCGGACATCATCAAGGCGTGTGGACGCGCCAACGTGCTCCCTTCGAGCACGAACCCGACCCGTCCGTTCACCGTGAACACCGTCGACGAGCACCTCGACATGCTCATGGTGTGTCACCACCTCGACCCCAAGATCCCGGAGGACGTGGCGTTCGCAGAGTCCCGGATCCGACGCGAGACCATCGCGGCCGAGGACATCCTGCACGACCTCGGCGCGTTCTCGATGATCGCCAGCGACTCGCAGGCGATGGGGCGCGTGGGCGAGGTGATCCTCCGCACCTGGCAGACCGCGCACAAGATGAAGGTGCAGCGCGGGAGCCTCCCCGAGGACCCCGCCGAGCACGACAATTTCCGAGTCCGACGATATGTCGCGAAGTACACGATCAACCCCGCGATCACGCACGGGATCGCGCACGAGGTGGGCAGCGTGGAGGCCGGCAAGCTCGCCGATCTCGTGCTCTGGAAGCCCGCGTTCTTCGGGGTCCGCCCCTCACTGGTGATCAAGGGCGGGTTCATCGCGTCGGCGCCGATGGGCGACCCGAACGCGTCGATCCCCACTCCGCAGCCGACGCACTCGCGACCGATGTTCGGCGCCTTCGGGCGCGCGCGGACCTCGACGAGCGTCACGTTCTTCTCCAACGCGGCGCTCGAGGACGGCGTACCCGAGCGGCTGGGTCTCGCCAAACGCGGCGTGGCGTGTCGTGGCACCCGCGCGGTCCGCAAGTCGGACCTGATCCTCAACGACTACGCGCCGCACATGGAGGTCGATCCGCAGACCTACGAGGTGCGCGCGGACGGGGTGCTCCTGACCTGCGAGCCCGCGGACGTGCTCCCGATGGCCCAGCGGTACTTCTTGTTCTGA
- the ureE gene encoding urease accessory protein UreE encodes MLEIHDVLHEDVLDPDGAPSVELTLPFGDRQRSRLRARLADGRDVGLFLPRGTILRGGDRLRARDGTVVRVVAALEPLSTARSTDVTRLLRAAYHLGNRHVPIQVSEGWLRYASDHVLDEMVRGLGLELTLEEAGFEPEPGAYGHHHG; translated from the coding sequence ATGCTCGAAATCCACGATGTCCTCCATGAAGATGTCCTCGATCCCGACGGCGCCCCGAGCGTCGAGCTCACCCTCCCCTTCGGCGACCGCCAGCGGAGCCGGCTCAGAGCGCGCCTGGCAGATGGGCGCGACGTGGGGCTCTTCCTTCCTCGCGGCACCATCCTTCGCGGCGGCGACCGCCTGCGCGCGCGTGACGGCACCGTGGTCCGGGTCGTCGCCGCGCTCGAGCCGCTGTCGACGGCCCGGAGCACGGACGTGACCCGGCTGCTCCGCGCCGCCTACCACCTCGGCAACCGCCATGTCCCGATCCAGGTGAGCGAGGGTTGGCTCCGCTACGCGAGCGACCACGTCCTCGACGAGATGGTCCGCGGGCTCGGTCTGGAGCTGACCCTGGAGGAGGCCGGCTTCGAGCCCGAGCCCGGGGCGTACGGACATCACCACGGATGA
- a CDS encoding MXAN_6577-like cysteine-rich protein, with amino-acid sequence MGKRWLGALALVFGMVACDGGEAVDAGPPDGAAEMDAATADAGRDGGSECAPAELACGGACVDPDTDPAHCGGCDAACGDGATCEGGSCACPAGTRDCDGACVELVSDPAHCGACGNACAAGEVCSSGACAAECDPGLIDCGGACVDTGSSERHCGACDAACVSSQTCAAGSCECPVGALCDGACTDTRSDPAHCGGCGDTCAAGEVCADGVCGATCPAGSTDCAGACVDTATDEAHCGGCDAACRAGRLCTAGSCGCPAGRTDCAGACVDVQNDPAHCGGCGVACAAGETCARGACTAACPMGERSCAGTCVDPLTDPANCGACGVSCAAGQRCDAGSCECVPGQRLCGGRCVDPLSDPAHCGACGAACAAGEVCTRGSCTVACAPGTTACGGACVDLTRDDANCGACGNACMGGSSCAAGACACPAGLTDCGGVCVDLTSDPAHCGACATACPSTESCSFGRCVGSCPLGQTDCAGACADLQFDPANCGACGDACGPTQACRSGSCGCGRGQVDCGGVCAATRSDPANCGACGTVCAAGEVCDAGACVGMCAMDATLCAGSCVNPNNDVFHCGACGNACSPGQNCVSGSCGCAGGLTQCGRACHNTDSNRNHCGACFNQCADGETCAAGTCGGGSCPGGRTDCGGSCVRTDRDPLNCGACGNACAAGESCVDATCAPCPRGETDCAGTCADLAVDDANCGACGAACATGQSCSDGLCCPTGQTACGGACVDTSSDDMHCGACDNACPALTACTAGACG; translated from the coding sequence ATGGGGAAGCGATGGCTCGGCGCGCTCGCGCTGGTGTTCGGGATGGTGGCCTGCGACGGCGGCGAGGCGGTCGACGCGGGCCCGCCCGATGGCGCCGCAGAGATGGACGCGGCGACGGCGGACGCGGGGCGCGACGGCGGCAGCGAGTGCGCGCCAGCCGAGCTCGCGTGCGGAGGCGCGTGCGTGGATCCCGACACGGATCCGGCGCACTGCGGCGGCTGCGACGCCGCGTGCGGAGACGGGGCCACCTGCGAGGGCGGGAGCTGCGCGTGCCCCGCCGGGACGCGCGACTGCGACGGAGCCTGCGTGGAGCTCGTCAGCGACCCGGCCCACTGCGGCGCGTGCGGCAACGCCTGCGCCGCGGGCGAGGTCTGCTCGAGCGGCGCGTGCGCCGCGGAGTGCGACCCCGGCTTGATCGACTGCGGCGGCGCGTGCGTGGACACCGGCTCGAGCGAGCGACACTGCGGCGCCTGCGACGCCGCCTGCGTGTCGAGCCAGACCTGCGCGGCCGGGAGCTGTGAATGCCCGGTCGGGGCGCTCTGCGACGGCGCCTGCACCGACACCCGGAGCGATCCGGCCCACTGCGGCGGCTGCGGCGACACCTGCGCCGCGGGTGAGGTCTGCGCGGACGGCGTGTGCGGCGCGACCTGCCCGGCGGGCTCGACGGACTGCGCCGGAGCCTGCGTCGACACGGCCACGGACGAGGCGCACTGCGGAGGCTGTGACGCCGCCTGCCGCGCGGGGCGGCTCTGCACCGCGGGCAGCTGCGGCTGCCCGGCCGGGCGGACGGACTGCGCGGGCGCCTGCGTCGACGTGCAGAACGACCCCGCCCACTGCGGCGGCTGCGGCGTCGCGTGCGCGGCCGGGGAGACCTGCGCGCGCGGAGCCTGCACCGCGGCTTGCCCCATGGGCGAGCGGAGCTGCGCTGGGACCTGCGTCGATCCCTTGACCGACCCCGCGAACTGCGGCGCGTGCGGTGTCTCGTGTGCAGCCGGGCAACGCTGCGACGCCGGGAGCTGTGAGTGCGTGCCGGGGCAACGCCTCTGTGGCGGGCGCTGCGTCGACCCGCTCAGCGATCCCGCCCACTGCGGCGCGTGCGGCGCGGCCTGCGCCGCGGGCGAGGTCTGCACCCGCGGGAGCTGCACCGTCGCCTGCGCGCCAGGCACGACCGCGTGCGGCGGCGCGTGCGTCGACTTGACCCGGGACGACGCGAACTGCGGCGCCTGCGGCAACGCGTGCATGGGCGGCAGCAGCTGCGCGGCCGGAGCATGCGCGTGCCCGGCGGGGCTCACCGACTGCGGCGGCGTCTGCGTGGACCTCACGAGCGATCCCGCCCACTGCGGCGCCTGCGCCACCGCCTGCCCCTCGACAGAGTCCTGCAGCTTCGGGCGGTGCGTGGGGAGCTGCCCGCTCGGCCAGACGGACTGCGCGGGCGCCTGCGCCGACCTCCAGTTCGACCCGGCCAACTGTGGCGCGTGCGGCGACGCGTGCGGCCCCACCCAGGCGTGTCGGAGCGGCAGCTGCGGGTGCGGCCGCGGTCAGGTCGACTGCGGCGGGGTCTGCGCGGCCACGCGGAGCGACCCCGCCAACTGTGGAGCCTGCGGCACGGTGTGCGCAGCTGGCGAGGTCTGCGATGCGGGCGCCTGCGTCGGCATGTGCGCCATGGACGCCACGCTCTGCGCGGGCTCGTGCGTGAACCCGAACAACGACGTGTTCCACTGCGGCGCCTGCGGCAACGCCTGCAGCCCGGGCCAGAACTGCGTCTCCGGCTCGTGCGGCTGCGCGGGGGGCCTCACCCAGTGCGGGCGCGCCTGTCACAACACCGACAGCAACCGCAATCACTGCGGCGCCTGCTTCAACCAGTGCGCAGACGGCGAGACCTGCGCGGCCGGGACCTGCGGCGGCGGGAGCTGCCCCGGCGGCCGGACCGACTGCGGCGGCAGCTGCGTGCGCACCGACCGCGATCCGCTGAACTGCGGCGCCTGCGGCAACGCGTGCGCCGCGGGCGAGAGCTGCGTGGACGCGACGTGCGCGCCGTGCCCGCGGGGGGAGACGGACTGCGCGGGCACGTGCGCGGACCTCGCCGTCGACGACGCGAACTGCGGCGCGTGCGGCGCCGCCTGCGCGACGGGTCAGAGCTGCAGCGACGGGCTCTGTTGTCCCACGGGGCAGACCGCCTGCGGGGGCGCCTGCGTCGACACGTCGAGCGACGACATGCACTGCGGCGCGTGCGACAACGCGTGCCCTGCGCTCACCGCCTGCACCGCGGGAGCCTGCGGCTGA
- the ureG gene encoding urease accessory protein UreG: MTHRPPLRVGIGGPVGSGKTALVDRLCKRMRDERQLAVVTNDIYTREDAEFLTRSEALSPDRIVGVETGGCPHTAIREDASMNLAAVEELSARLSPLDVVFIESGGDNLAATFSPELSDLTLYVIDVCAGDKIPRKGGPGITKSDLLIINKIDLAEHVGASLEVMDRDAKRMRGERPFVFTDLKRGDGLERVVSFIETQGMLAP, from the coding sequence ATGACACACCGCCCTCCCCTTCGCGTCGGCATCGGCGGCCCGGTCGGCTCCGGCAAGACCGCGCTCGTCGATCGCCTCTGCAAGCGCATGCGCGACGAGCGCCAGCTCGCCGTGGTCACCAACGACATCTACACGCGGGAGGACGCCGAGTTCCTCACCCGCAGCGAGGCGCTCTCCCCCGATCGCATCGTGGGGGTCGAGACCGGCGGCTGCCCGCACACGGCGATCCGCGAGGACGCCTCGATGAACCTCGCGGCGGTGGAGGAGCTGTCGGCGCGGCTCTCGCCGCTCGACGTCGTGTTCATCGAGAGCGGCGGCGACAACCTCGCGGCCACGTTCAGCCCCGAGCTGAGCGACCTGACCCTCTACGTGATCGACGTCTGCGCGGGCGACAAGATCCCGCGCAAGGGCGGCCCCGGGATCACCAAGAGCGATCTGTTGATCATCAACAAGATCGACCTCGCAGAGCACGTCGGCGCCTCGCTAGAGGTCATGGATCGCGACGCGAAGCGCATGCGCGGAGAGCGCCCCTTCGTGTTCACGGATCTCAAGCGCGGCGACGGGCTCGAGCGGGTGGTCTCGTTCATCGAGACCCAGGGCATGCTCGCCCCGTGA
- a CDS encoding 2-oxo acid dehydrogenase subunit E2: MLVLSLPQPGRADPEEDEVWESNAELKPMERVSSFRKIALGTWSAPRDPQIYGTLSVRMEAALDYLEAYRAATGRRLTITHLVGKAAARALAALPEANAVLRFGRPYLRERVSVFFSVATEDPETGAIDLSGAKLDDVDRASLDAIVDGLEREVSRVRSGTDEDLKASRDTFRRLPALASRALLDTIAFGLFDLNLDLRRLGLPKDPFGSVIVTNIGSLGLTEAYAPLMAYSRTPLLLAVGAAVDAPVVEDGALKVGKVMRVHATLDHRLLDGKHAAILARVIRETLEDPFTHLGAIPGREAAAEAAQ, translated from the coding sequence ATGCTCGTGCTCAGCCTGCCCCAGCCGGGCCGGGCAGATCCAGAGGAGGACGAGGTGTGGGAGTCGAACGCCGAGCTGAAGCCGATGGAGCGGGTCTCGAGCTTCCGGAAGATCGCGCTCGGGACCTGGAGCGCGCCGCGGGACCCGCAGATCTACGGGACACTGTCGGTGCGCATGGAGGCCGCGCTGGACTACCTCGAGGCCTACCGCGCCGCGACGGGCCGGCGGCTGACGATCACGCACCTCGTGGGCAAGGCCGCGGCGCGGGCGCTCGCCGCGCTCCCCGAGGCCAACGCGGTGCTCCGCTTCGGTCGGCCCTATCTCCGCGAGCGGGTCAGCGTCTTCTTCTCGGTGGCCACCGAGGACCCCGAGACGGGCGCCATCGATCTGAGCGGCGCCAAGCTGGACGACGTCGACCGCGCCAGCCTCGACGCGATCGTCGACGGCCTCGAGCGAGAGGTCTCCCGCGTACGCAGCGGCACGGACGAAGATCTGAAGGCCTCGCGGGACACGTTCCGACGCCTACCCGCCCTCGCCTCGCGCGCGCTGCTCGACACGATCGCCTTCGGGCTGTTCGATCTGAACCTCGACCTGCGTCGCCTCGGGCTCCCCAAAGATCCCTTCGGCTCCGTCATCGTCACGAACATCGGCTCGCTCGGGCTGACCGAGGCCTACGCGCCGCTCATGGCCTACAGCCGCACCCCGCTCCTGCTCGCGGTCGGCGCCGCGGTCGACGCCCCGGTGGTCGAAGACGGCGCCCTGAAGGTGGGCAAGGTCATGCGCGTCCACGCGACCCTCGATCACCGGCTGCTCGACGGGAAGCACGCCGCGATCCTCGCCCGGGTGATCCGGGAGACGCTCGAGGATCCGTTCACGCACCTCGGCGCGATCCCCGGCCGCGAGGCCGCGGCGGAGGCGGCCCAGTGA